The Ovis aries strain OAR_USU_Benz2616 breed Rambouillet chromosome 2, ARS-UI_Ramb_v3.0, whole genome shotgun sequence nucleotide sequence GACACATGACTGATTTGGTCAGTAGCTTTGGTCACCCAGTGTCTGAACACCCTTCTCTTCTGGGCAGATCCTCTACTGAGCATGTTTCAGCTGAGCATGgccagcctcctcctcccagctccaCAGGAGCCAGGTCACTTCCCCTCTCAGTCCTAGAGTCTGAAGGGTGAGTGCACACCTGATTGCCATCACACCTTCCCTCCGGTACTGGAGCCTTGAGCTTCTGGCAGACGGTTGAGGAGGTACTCATAGCAGCAGGGCCACACTGGCGGCGTTTGTCATTCTGGTGGCAGCCTCTTGTGACAGATGGTGGGGTCACCAGCTGCAGCATCCTCACCAGACAGTCTCTGAGGTACAAACTTGCTGGGGTTTCCGGCAGCACAACTTCCCTTGATCCACACATGCCTGCTGAGTTTGGTCCCAGCCTTCCTGCCAGCGTGTGAGCTTCCTGGATGCTCCTGATGGCTTCCTCCACAAGTCAGAGGCCTGGACAGGCGGGTCCACTCTGACCCTCACCTGCTGCTGAGGCCCACCTAGACTCCGCTTCTTCCTTGTTTCCCAGCACCTCCCTGGCTGGTCCCCCTGTGCTCAGGCTGGACCTTTCCAGAACACCCTGCAGGGTCCCCAGGGAAACCCTCTTGAGTCCAGCACTGTTATAAACCCATTGTGTGTGGAGCCCCTAGAACCCTCCACACTAGAGGAGTCTTCATGCACGGTCTTTCTCATCTCACCTCaaatcccctcctccctcccaagaTTCCCTTCTATTATTACAATAGTAAACAGTGAACTTTAAAACATGACAGAATGCTTGTAAAACATTAGGGGGGAAATAACTCTACCACAAATTATGTGATTCCAGCCTTCAAAACTATCTCACAACATTGGTGCAGACTGTGTCATCGTTCCTTTGGCTTGAACTGGCCGCCCTGAGGTTGGGCTTTGGCCTTGTGCTTGGACCCACAGAACAGTATGTCATACACCATGTGTGAGTAGGGATTACAGGTCTGCTTGTGGGATTGGCTTGGCCTCTTGTGCTTCTGCCATGAGAAAGGACATCTCCCAGGGACTGCTAATCCTGCTACAGGATCTGGAATAGAATCAAGGATGCGGGATGCTTTGTGGGACAGACCTGGACCATAGTCTCAGCCTGAAGTGTAAGGCCCCAGGGTGAAAATATGTAATTGGTAGGGTGCTGAGATTTTTGAGGATGTTTCACAGTAAAAACTGATTAAGCATCTTACAGAACAAACTAGTTACAGAATTTAACACATGCTACTACCGTGGATAGTCAGAGTCGCACTGGCAATTAGGTAAGCCCCAGGCAGAGCTGAGACTGTATTCACTTTTACAGATGAAACAACTTTTCTACAACTGTCATTACCACCGTTCTTACTTAATATGGTCTTGAGGCAGGAAAGTGGCTTGACAGGGGAAGACCCAATGGGTGAGCAAGCGTGTCATCACATCTAGGCACTGGCTTTCCAACTCCAGGCCACCCTGGGATAGTGAGGAGATGGGTAGGGTAAGTGTGGGGGGTGACCCCCCAGGTTGGGAGGGATTGTTTCAGGTGTCAAGTCCCTGGCCTCAAACTGTAACCAGAAGGGAAGGGTTATCCCAATGCCGCCACTGAACCTGCCCTTTGATTCCTCAGGTAACCTTCTCCTTTCCTCCCAGATCTTCCCAAAGTGTAAGCTAAGCCGTTTGAGGTATTATTTGGGAGTGGAAGGGGCTTCAGGGCAGGGCTCCAGAAAGAAATATGGGCCTGAGGTTCCAAGTGAAGTTCACCCTGAGCCAGTGGCATCCTCCCATGTGTGCTGGCCTAGCTTTTCCCACAGGCAGGCTACTGTGATGAGTAGGCTGGGGCCACCTCTGAACTGCTCTCCAATGGACCTGCACATACATGTCTGGCTCAGAGTAGGTCCTCAATACATATTTACTGAGAAAGGGAGTGAATCCTCGCTTAGGAAACATTACACACACTGTTGCTCAGGCCACCTCCCACATCCTGAGAGCTGGCAGGGGCCAGCTGTGCATGGCTCTCACCTCAGTTCAGCTCTAGGTGATTAGACTGAGCTACGGCGCCCCTAGGCTACCAGGGACCTAGGTTCCAAAGAGCTGGCTTTTGCTGCAAGCTTGTCCTCTCACCAGGTAGACTGTTTACTTAAGTTCAGATGGAGCCTGGTAATAAGATCAATActccttttacttttaacctttttgttttttttttaaagggtaacCTCCTTTTGAAAGTATTTGTTTGTTCTTAGTCAGAAGAACATTACTCTCCTAGGATATGCTTTTCGCCCTTCTGATTCCCTGGTACCACCAATACCTAGAAAaactacttattttaaaaataacctgaGCTATTATTTCCCTGTCACTGCCCGATCAAGAAGGTTGGGCCTTAAAATAATACTTGAATCTGTTGGCCATTTCAGGTTATGGTCAATTTCTCTGGCTTTCCAATGACAAGTACAAACACCATTGTATCACGGCCAACTAAGATTCTATGATTCTTAGAAATGGACAAACCATCTGCTTCTTTTGATCGTTCCTGAAGAGATGTTCTTGCCTGTGTGGAATAATTCAAGGTGCTAAATACGCTGTCACTTTAGGGTCTGATACCACACTGGGGCATGTCACCTGTTCCCAAAGGACAGTGGTCCCTTCCAAGAGAAACCTCCCAACTGTTAGAATCATCTAACACCTGACTAGTAAGATCCTTGGGACCTTCAATCCCTGTATTCATGCCTAGAACTGATAAGACCCCACACCAGGACATATTCATGTTTTAAGCAATTTTTAACATCTGCAGTAGACATAGATATCTTCACAAACTTAAAATACTTTAACATAATACACTGCACAGAACTAGAATTcaacataatatatattacattgcTAAAATAGTCATATAAATATGGGTGGACTCACTGCATTAGAAAAATTCACCTATTAGGCTATTAAAGACCAGTATCAGTAAAGCCAAAAGAAAAGCCATTTTAACAgcagaaacactgaaaataacAACTATGAGGTTTATATGCAAGTGGTGGGAAAGAGAATTCTTTACATTTGCTATTATGTCACAGCAGGCACAATCTGAAATAGTTTTACGTTAGCAGTgtataaaaatacttttctaaatACTTTCGATAGGTATAGTACCACTTAAAAAAAACCCAGGTAGTTATTCCATTTGAGGACCTACCAGAACAACTCAATTTACTGCTCTCAGCTAGCTCTGCAAGCATGAGCCTAGAAAACAAGTTCCTCAAACATGGAGGCACactgcacgtgtgcacacacacacacacacacctacacagcAAAAGAGCCTCCTGCATCTCTGGTGAATACTGATGAGTCACTGATAGGCAGCAATTTCAAAGCATGAAATGATGTTTTGAAGCCTGTTTTCAGTTCCAGATTTGGCATGGATGGGCAAAGAGGCCAAAGTAAGGTggattttgtgtgtatatgactTCTCTTCCACTTGTGAGCACTCCCCAGAAGAGAGGTTTAATCAGGCATGTCAATATTTaacttggggggtggggggacataTTTCCCAGGGCTCTGTGTTATCACCACCCTGGCCTTCTTTCCAAACATTGGAGCAATTTTAGGAGCTTCTGGAGCCGATGTTTCTTCAGCATCTTCACTATCTTCATGATGTAGATCATAGGAAATGTTCCCATATTCtcttaaaaatgggaaaatttcaAGCAGAAACTGACAGAAATCTCTGCGAATACCAAACCACCAATGGTTGCCCCCTTTTCGCCTAAACGTTGTGGCCATTAATGTGATTAATGAGAGCCAAAGGGGGACGAATATGGAGATGTAGGAGAACATGTTGTGTCCATCTAGCCTGTGCACCAGCAGAACCTCGAAAATGAGCAGCGGCACCACGATGGTTATCCAGCAGATGGCCATGGTCACGTGGGTTCTTCGCTGCTCAGCAACCACATCCAGGGAGCGCAGGAACAGGAGGGACCAGACGATGTAATAGAGGACCACCAGGCAAAGGAATGACATGAGGATCCACAGTGGCACAAACACGACCAGCCACGGCCAGTGGATGATCCGGTCCAGCCTGAGGGCAATGAAGATGAACTGCAGGATGTTGACGGAGCACAGGATCTCCAGCTCCAGGGACCGGTCGTGTCGGAAGCCCCAAAGGCAGGCGGCCACGGACACCGGGGACACAAAGAAGAGCGGCATGAAGACCAGCAGCCAGAAGTGGGTCCCCCGCTCCACCCGATCGCAGACCAGGACCTCGAACATGAGCAGCAGCAGGTGGATGCCTACGGCAATCAGCATGGCCTTGAACTCCACACAGGCCTCTCCCTCCGTGCGGTAGCGCGGGTTTCGCACCCAAACGCCCGCGCCGACAGAGGCGCCCGCGAGGGCCAGAAGCTTCCACAACCAGATGGGGGCGAACACGGCCCAGTAGCTCCATTGGATGACGCCGTCCAGTCGGAGGGGCAGCAGCACTGAGAAGAGCAGCAGGCAAGCGTAGATGAGGAACTTACTCGGGTTGAAGTCCTGGAATAGGCCCCTGGGGTTCATGGCCAGGCCGCTGCCTGCCTTCCGGTGGGTGCCGCCTCTGCCCCGTTCCCAGACCCGCCGCCTCGccgcctcgccggggccttcTCTTGGTGGACAGCGGCGGGGCGCCGGCCGGGACCGGCTTCCGGCCCGCGGCACCTAGAGGCCGAAACACGTGCGCGCGCGGTCACGTGGCCTGGCCGGAAGGGCGGTGGGCGGGGCGTCCGCGCCGGCGCTCTCCCCGTGACCCGAGAGGCCGGGCGGCGCTGGGCGTCTGCGAGCGGGAGCAGCGCCAACCCTGCCGCCCGCCTTCACTCTGTACCCATTTGGAAAGCAGCTACTGCGTGTGGCGCGGGAAGGGTAGGGGCAGAGGATTCTGGCCGGGTTCCTGGCGCGCTGGTGGCTCCCTGGCCGGTCCGTTGCTAGCGAGCGGGCGGCGACCTCAAGCGGCCGCTTCCTGGCGGCGTCGGGAGTAGGGAGGCGGGAGTGAGCTCATATCCTCCGgccgggcagggggcggggccgaACAGCGGTAGGGGGCGGGGCTCAGCTCAGGGGGCGGGACCGAAGGGTGGTAGGCGCGGCCTGCCGCCGGCGCCCCACCTTCGCCCGCCGACGACGAGGGGGCTCAGAGGACCAAGGGGCTCAGGCGCCGGCGGTGAGGCTTGGGCGCCCGCTGCGCTGATGGCGGACGGCGTGGGAGCGAGCTGGGCGGGGGCCGGGGGAGTGTGGGAGTTTGTGAGCGAGGGCTTGGGTGCTGCTGACTCAATGCACAGAGCGGGGTGTGTGTGCGCGCGGGAGGCGGTGGGCTTGTGCCTGTGCGGAGAGGCGCTCGTGTGTGCTGTCAGCGCCCGGATTGTGCCTGGAACGGGCGGCTTCCGGGGCTGGACCCCGCCGGGCGGACCGCCGGCCGTTCTCTGGCCGTCTGTGAAGTGGCCGAGGCAGAGTGCCGGGGTGACTCAACCCCGAGGTGGAAGGTGGGCGATGGAAGGGCATTACACCCCGCAGCGTCCGTTGGTGAAGTTGCGACAAGCAGGTGCTTCCTGCCGCTGGTCATCCGGCAACTTAGAGCAGAATGGAGATTCCGATTGAGTCCCTCGTCCTCGTTTGACTTGTCTTGCCCTGCCTTAGTCTGATTCTCACAGATACTGTTGGGGCCAGGGGCTGGAGCCAGAGGTCAAGAAATCTGGCTTCCAGTTCAAGTCCTGCCACCCAGCCGCTGAGAAACCTGGGCAGGACGTGTGCTCTCTTGGCCTCAGGGGTCCTGGGCTGTAAGTTGGGGGCCGGCCGTGGTGGTATCCAGGAGCCCCTCTTGCCAGCTGCGCTGACGCTGGAGgcccctccctgccttctccagCCTTTCTCTTTAGAGCCCTGGCTGCTCGCCCTTCTGCCCTCCAGCTCCCATAGAATCTGCCGCACTCAAGTGCTGGGCTCTGAGCCCGTCAACGGGGCTCAGCTGGTGTGGGGTCTCCCAAGGAAGGGGTTCCAGAGATAAAAGTGGGGGCCATGGTCCAGACACAGGAGCCCGCCTTCCCCAGTCCACCTCGACGTTGGTGAAGCCTGGTGAAGGGTGGACAGTCCCATCTCTCAAAGCTCTCCCACAGCTTCACCGCCCTCCCCTCAGCTGAGCCAGTTAGGTGGTCCTTAGGAAAGGGACTCCAGCTGAGTGAGCCTTGAGCTCAGACTCCATTCTTCAGGGCCCCGTGTTTGTTAGGACCCCTTGGGAGTCACTGTGGGGAGACTGTTGACTATATGGGACACCAGGTCCAccctccaccccttcctcccAGGCTCTAATCCATCTGTTTTGCATCCtggtttttcttttactgtttcctttcaaggagggatttgtcagcaaaaacaaaatttaaaattccaaaCCCCTCTGCCAGTCCAACTACAAAATGGGCTAATAATAGCACTTAGGACCATTTTGAGGTTGAGATGAATCTATACGGAAAACACTTTGTgtttagagaaatgcaagccaCATTTACCACACTGGGGCAAGTAAATCCTTTAGGGGTGGGACTGACT carries:
- the TMEM185B gene encoding transmembrane protein 185B, whose translation is MNPRGLFQDFNPSKFLIYACLLLFSVLLPLRLDGVIQWSYWAVFAPIWLWKLLALAGASVGAGVWVRNPRYRTEGEACVEFKAMLIAVGIHLLLLMFEVLVCDRVERGTHFWLLVFMPLFFVSPVSVAACLWGFRHDRSLELEILCSVNILQFIFIALRLDRIIHWPWLVVFVPLWILMSFLCLVVLYYIVWSLLFLRSLDVVAEQRRTHVTMAICWITIVVPLLIFEVLLVHRLDGHNMFSYISIFVPLWLSLITLMATTFRRKGGNHWWFGIRRDFCQFLLEIFPFLREYGNISYDLHHEDSEDAEETSAPEAPKIAPMFGKKARVVITQSPGKYVPPPPKLNIDMPD